One stretch of Candidatus Baltobacteraceae bacterium DNA includes these proteins:
- a CDS encoding HAD-IIB family hydrolase yields the protein MKKLVVFDLDGTLAQSKSALDDEMAKLLAALSNVAKVSIISGGDWPQFEKQVLGRLPSSGKLDNFYLLPTCGTKFFEYKSGTWEKLYSEDLSPDQKKKIVSSLEQAISETGFQPKETWGERIEDRGSQITYSALGQQAPLDAKKTWDPDFEKRKKIKLLLDKMIPEFSVALGGSTSIDVTLPGIDKAYGMGKLRDVLSMPFSEMLYVGDALFPGGNDYPVRSTGTDCVQVRDPEETKRVIETVVDCLH from the coding sequence ATGAAAAAGCTCGTGGTCTTCGATCTCGATGGTACTCTTGCGCAGAGCAAGTCCGCTCTCGATGACGAGATGGCAAAATTACTGGCCGCGCTGTCCAATGTCGCCAAAGTCTCGATCATCTCAGGCGGCGATTGGCCGCAGTTCGAAAAGCAAGTCCTCGGGCGTTTACCCTCCAGCGGCAAGCTGGATAATTTCTATTTACTCCCGACATGTGGGACGAAATTCTTTGAGTACAAGAGCGGGACGTGGGAGAAGCTATACTCGGAAGATCTTTCGCCGGATCAGAAAAAGAAAATCGTTTCCTCGCTCGAGCAAGCCATTTCGGAAACGGGCTTCCAACCTAAGGAAACGTGGGGCGAGCGGATCGAAGATCGCGGCAGTCAGATTACGTACTCTGCACTCGGGCAACAAGCCCCGCTGGACGCCAAGAAAACGTGGGATCCCGATTTCGAGAAGCGCAAGAAGATCAAGCTGCTCCTCGACAAGATGATTCCGGAATTTTCGGTTGCGCTCGGCGGATCGACGTCGATTGACGTGACCTTGCCGGGAATCGACAAAGCCTACGGGATGGGCAAGCTGCGTGACGTGTTGAGCATGCCCTTTAGCGAGATGCTCTACGTCGGCGACGCGCTCTTCCCGGGCGGCAACGATTATCCGGTGCGCTCGACCGGCACCGATTGCGTGCAAGTCCGAGATCCGGAAGAAACGAAGCGCGTGATCGAGACAGTCGTCGACTGCCTGCACTAG
- a CDS encoding cupin domain-containing protein — MPLVQAAGNELRALLAPVTPQEFVHDYWGKKPLFVKGSKDKYKGFFDAAMFSRALTAPGAVAPDFLRASFDRKTEAGTSAMPNTPTEHRSSAFRANLDQAVALFDAGATLCVSQIETRAVSLAPFVAAIKRQLGYPCRVSFNAYLSPPGSGYNWHFDSRIASTLQIEGTKTWRYSNRPAMPWPRANGSIRADGVAQYADPNVTAQAWERLEPFDEKDTTEVLLEPGDLLILPAGIWHEACGGTGGSLALNLAFTPISHTALISSVLDLLLTPSAEWRSPMPLLQGETPGEPDAQGLAALSAQLARAAKALESLSGDSAAVVRIWQSMVRAAIPAAMVVAPPTVSPTPVSPTQRLRVVNNVHAMLADGGTRLFLTVGANGELELNGPSVGFVQRILAEREFTAGDCLGWNSNGQSFAWNDVQLLLTNLKREDLIREV; from the coding sequence GTGCCACTCGTCCAAGCGGCCGGGAACGAGCTGCGGGCTTTGCTTGCGCCCGTGACGCCGCAAGAATTCGTGCACGACTATTGGGGCAAGAAGCCGCTGTTCGTCAAAGGCTCTAAAGACAAATACAAAGGCTTCTTTGATGCGGCGATGTTCAGCCGTGCGCTGACCGCACCGGGAGCCGTTGCGCCCGACTTCTTGCGAGCCAGCTTCGATCGCAAAACCGAAGCCGGCACATCCGCGATGCCGAACACGCCGACCGAACATCGCTCGAGCGCCTTTCGCGCAAATCTCGATCAAGCCGTCGCGCTCTTCGACGCGGGTGCGACCCTGTGCGTCTCGCAGATCGAAACGCGCGCCGTTTCGCTCGCGCCGTTCGTTGCGGCAATTAAACGTCAGCTCGGCTATCCGTGCCGCGTTTCGTTCAATGCGTATCTCTCACCGCCGGGCTCCGGCTACAATTGGCATTTCGATAGCCGCATTGCGAGCACGCTGCAAATCGAAGGCACGAAGACGTGGCGCTACTCGAACAGGCCGGCGATGCCGTGGCCGCGCGCCAACGGCAGCATTCGCGCCGACGGCGTCGCACAATACGCGGATCCCAACGTCACCGCGCAAGCGTGGGAACGCCTCGAGCCGTTCGACGAGAAAGACACGACCGAAGTGCTGCTCGAACCGGGCGATCTCTTGATTCTGCCCGCAGGCATTTGGCACGAAGCCTGCGGCGGCACCGGTGGTTCGCTCGCGCTCAATCTCGCATTCACGCCGATTTCGCATACCGCATTGATTAGCAGCGTGCTCGATCTCTTGCTCACGCCAAGCGCCGAGTGGCGCAGCCCGATGCCGCTCTTGCAAGGCGAAACTCCCGGCGAGCCCGATGCGCAAGGCCTCGCAGCGCTTTCCGCTCAGCTGGCGCGCGCGGCAAAAGCGCTCGAATCACTCAGCGGTGATTCCGCTGCCGTCGTGCGCATTTGGCAATCGATGGTGCGCGCCGCAATTCCGGCCGCGATGGTCGTTGCGCCACCAACTGTTTCGCCGACGCCGGTTTCACCCACGCAGCGCCTGCGCGTCGTTAACAACGTCCACGCGATGCTGGCCGATGGCGGCACGCGTTTGTTTCTAACGGTCGGCGCGAACGGCGAGCTCGAGCTGAACGGTCCCTCCGTCGGGTTCGTGCAGCGAATACTTGCCGAGCGCGAATTCACCGCCGGCGATTGTCTGGGATGGAACAGCAACGGCCAGTCGTTTGCGTGGAACGACGTTCAGCTGCTGCTAACGAACCTCAAGCGTGAGGATTTGATCCGCGAAGTCTAG
- a CDS encoding CAP domain-containing protein codes for MLAIFLLTLWPVPASPIPLAFPDEHAPIVAEQEARDLERAVNADRERQHLPPLHTDERLRAMALDWALHMANQHFFGHVDPEGRGLLDRVHDAKYKYHFVAENIALDRDAITADIGLMNSPEHAANILSKDARKVGVAAVNIAPRETIYVEDFSD; via the coding sequence ATGCTTGCCATTTTTTTGCTGACGCTCTGGCCTGTGCCGGCATCGCCGATTCCGCTCGCATTTCCGGACGAGCACGCACCGATCGTCGCCGAGCAAGAAGCGCGTGACCTTGAGCGCGCCGTCAATGCCGACCGCGAGCGTCAACATCTCCCGCCGCTGCACACGGACGAGCGATTACGTGCAATGGCCCTCGACTGGGCGCTGCATATGGCGAATCAACATTTTTTCGGACACGTCGATCCTGAAGGCCGAGGTCTGCTCGACCGGGTGCACGACGCAAAATACAAATATCATTTTGTGGCCGAGAATATTGCGCTCGATCGCGATGCCATTACCGCCGATATCGGTCTGATGAACAGTCCAGAACACGCCGCAAACATCCTCAGCAAGGATGCGCGAAAGGTCGGCGTCGCCGCCGTCAACATCGCGCCGCGGGAAACGATCTACGTCGAGGACTTCAGCGACTGA
- a CDS encoding NIPSNAP family protein encodes MLYELRIYHCAPMRLPDLVKRFETYTLPLWEKHGIKQAGFWTTYIGPSNHDLYYLLQWESLAERQKKWDAFMSDPDWIAKRAETEKNGPIVAYLESMILTPTAFSAVK; translated from the coding sequence GTGCTCTACGAGCTGCGCATCTACCACTGCGCACCAATGCGTCTTCCCGATCTCGTCAAACGCTTTGAAACGTACACGCTGCCGCTTTGGGAAAAGCACGGCATCAAGCAAGCCGGTTTTTGGACGACCTACATCGGACCGTCGAATCACGACTTGTACTATCTCTTGCAATGGGAGTCGCTTGCCGAGCGCCAGAAAAAATGGGACGCATTCATGAGCGACCCGGATTGGATCGCGAAGCGTGCGGAGACCGAGAAGAACGGCCCGATCGTCGCCTATCTCGAGAGCATGATCCTCACACCGACGGCGTTTTCAGCCGTTAAATAA
- a CDS encoding 3-keto-5-aminohexanoate cleavage protein — MADARKVIITCAVTGSIHTPTMTPHLPITPEQIASDAIAASEAGAAILHLHARDPRDGRPTPDPEVFKQFVPKIMDATDAVINITTGGSQTMTLEDRLAGPLALKPEMCSCNMGSMNFGLYHLIPKYKTWKYEWEPQYLEASRAGIFKNTFADIERLLKTLGDEHGVRFEFECYDVGHLYNLAHFVERGLVKPPFFVQTIFGILGGIGADPENLVHMRRIANKLFGNDYQWSILAAGRHQMNMATMGAVMGGNVRVGLEDSIWLGPGQLAEGNADQVRKIRRILEEQSLEIATPDEARKMLGLRGRTRTAVGAR; from the coding sequence ATGGCAGACGCGCGCAAAGTCATCATCACCTGTGCGGTAACAGGCTCGATTCACACGCCCACGATGACGCCGCATCTCCCCATCACGCCCGAGCAGATCGCAAGCGATGCGATTGCTGCATCAGAGGCGGGTGCTGCGATCCTCCACTTGCACGCGCGCGATCCGCGCGACGGCCGTCCGACTCCGGATCCGGAAGTCTTCAAGCAGTTCGTCCCCAAGATCATGGACGCGACCGACGCCGTCATTAACATTACGACCGGCGGCAGCCAAACGATGACGCTCGAGGATCGGCTTGCCGGACCGCTCGCGCTCAAGCCAGAGATGTGCTCGTGCAACATGGGCTCGATGAATTTCGGACTCTATCATCTGATCCCGAAATACAAGACCTGGAAGTACGAGTGGGAGCCGCAGTATCTCGAAGCCTCGCGCGCGGGAATTTTCAAGAATACGTTCGCCGATATCGAGCGGCTACTCAAGACGCTCGGCGACGAGCATGGCGTGCGCTTCGAATTTGAATGCTACGACGTCGGTCATCTCTACAATCTCGCGCACTTCGTCGAGCGCGGTCTCGTCAAGCCACCATTCTTCGTGCAAACGATCTTCGGAATTCTCGGCGGCATCGGCGCCGATCCTGAAAATCTCGTCCACATGCGCCGCATTGCGAACAAGCTTTTCGGCAACGATTATCAGTGGTCGATTCTTGCTGCGGGACGCCATCAGATGAACATGGCGACGATGGGCGCGGTAATGGGCGGCAACGTTCGCGTCGGACTCGAGGACTCGATTTGGCTCGGGCCCGGTCAACTCGCCGAAGGCAATGCCGATCAGGTTCGCAAGATTCGCCGAATTCTCGAAGAGCAATCGCTTGAAATCGCGACGCCGGATGAAGCACGCAAGATGCTCGGCTTGCGCGGGCGCACGCGCACCGCGGTCGGAGCGCGCTAA
- a CDS encoding protease pro-enzyme activation domain-containing protein, which yields MAAALVQRGGAAPTQYTPPLARLAGMHRLPTLDAAAKLHVEIELTPKDSSLDTFAVSVGDPSAPEFHRFLSRNEFTLRFGRSSAETDALAKFLNDNGAEDVYVSSNRLVVGGTLSIANAERAFHTTYATFQNGPRIAVAPTTAITLPVGGIRMVRGIVTGFSPHLAQANTGAASDFRGAWYEPDRFAGAYNTLDGAGAHLVLIEEAADRYDPADVELFLKSHGAPKGASMDNIHTTVVVNKRPENTVCERDDRGQEATLDIDSVLTIAPLAHIEVRYDDLCTPGNDGSLALQRALDDPATNEIVFPFAIAPVLDNVAADFGPTPIPYLEAAAIGVPILVPSGDDGQFGTKLPGQTQPAVTYPCVLSIVICVGGTQIGERRTGGPIDEGPWNDGLHASGGGVSTEPRPAWQNAQSEFELGPQEVKNRIVPDISADASGHIRVFWHKYGSGGIGGTSESVAIAGAQIAAINAKLISQKQLIVPADLYLLAAKAPQAFRDITRDNDRGFKDNNLRNPPKPLPLKYKGIIPTPEPIVYGCPGIGPRGCEVKRGFDAVTGIGTLLGQQAYDALK from the coding sequence ATGGCGGCTGCCCTCGTGCAACGCGGCGGCGCCGCGCCGACGCAGTATACGCCTCCGCTCGCCCGCCTTGCCGGGATGCACCGTCTTCCCACGCTCGACGCTGCCGCAAAGTTGCACGTCGAAATCGAGCTGACGCCTAAGGACTCTTCGCTCGACACCTTTGCGGTCTCCGTCGGCGATCCGTCCGCACCGGAATTTCATCGTTTTCTCAGCCGCAACGAGTTCACGCTGCGGTTCGGCCGCTCGAGCGCGGAGACTGACGCGCTCGCGAAATTTTTGAACGACAACGGCGCCGAGGACGTCTATGTTTCCTCGAATCGCCTCGTCGTCGGCGGAACGCTGAGCATCGCGAATGCAGAACGCGCCTTCCACACGACGTACGCAACCTTCCAGAATGGCCCACGTATTGCCGTCGCGCCGACGACGGCGATCACGCTCCCGGTCGGGGGAATCCGTATGGTGCGCGGCATCGTAACCGGCTTCTCGCCGCACCTCGCTCAGGCAAACACGGGTGCCGCGAGCGATTTCCGCGGAGCCTGGTATGAGCCTGATCGTTTCGCCGGCGCGTACAATACGCTGGACGGCGCGGGCGCGCACCTCGTACTGATCGAGGAGGCGGCGGATCGGTATGATCCCGCAGACGTTGAGCTTTTTCTGAAGAGTCACGGCGCACCCAAAGGCGCCAGCATGGACAACATTCACACGACGGTTGTCGTCAACAAGCGACCCGAGAATACGGTCTGCGAGCGCGACGATCGCGGACAGGAAGCGACGCTCGACATTGACTCGGTTCTTACGATCGCGCCGCTGGCTCACATCGAAGTGCGCTACGACGACCTCTGCACGCCCGGCAACGACGGTTCACTCGCACTGCAGCGCGCGCTCGATGATCCGGCGACGAATGAAATCGTCTTCCCATTTGCGATTGCGCCGGTGTTGGACAATGTTGCTGCCGATTTTGGACCTACGCCGATCCCATATCTCGAAGCCGCCGCAATCGGCGTACCCATTCTCGTGCCGTCCGGCGACGACGGTCAATTCGGAACGAAGCTTCCGGGACAGACGCAACCGGCGGTTACCTATCCCTGCGTCCTATCGATCGTCATTTGCGTCGGCGGGACGCAAATCGGTGAACGGCGCACGGGCGGTCCGATCGATGAGGGTCCCTGGAACGACGGGCTCCATGCGAGCGGCGGCGGCGTCTCAACCGAGCCGCGTCCTGCTTGGCAGAACGCGCAAAGCGAATTCGAGCTTGGACCGCAAGAAGTCAAGAACCGTATCGTCCCTGACATTTCGGCAGATGCATCCGGTCACATCCGCGTGTTCTGGCACAAATACGGAAGCGGCGGCATCGGTGGAACGAGCGAGAGCGTAGCGATCGCGGGCGCGCAGATCGCAGCCATCAACGCAAAACTCATCAGCCAGAAACAGTTGATCGTACCTGCCGATCTCTACTTGCTTGCCGCGAAGGCCCCGCAGGCGTTCCGCGACATCACGCGCGATAACGACCGTGGCTTTAAAGACAACAATCTCCGCAATCCACCCAAACCGTTGCCGCTCAAATACAAGGGCATCATTCCGACGCCGGAACCGATCGTCTACGGATGTCCCGGCATCGGACCACGCGGTTGCGAGGTCAAACGCGGCTTCGACGCGGTCACCGGTATCGGCACGCTGCTCGGGCAGCAAGCCTACGACGCGCTGAAGTAG
- a CDS encoding M48 family metalloprotease — MQRSAFLGCLTCAVAASQLTTARPAEALDEAEIGREVYEDLRDSGDLLFDSPYYEHLNEIGQIIAATVGKRYEYPLRFYIVKGDSPNAFSVPGGMIYVNEPLLRLASNRDELGGVIAHESGHMIEHHVAKNMAKLQTMSVIATIGTILTSIIVPGIGGILASEGADYAGQMAIAGVDANVTRHIESQADMVGSEIEAQSGVLNPWGMVWFFEKMTREFGPGQTSWLQNHPLDATRIAGLKEHFKQNPELFGKFKDTEAIDEVYW; from the coding sequence ATGCAACGTTCAGCCTTTCTGGGATGCCTCACATGCGCTGTTGCAGCGTCGCAATTAACGACGGCGCGGCCGGCCGAGGCATTAGACGAAGCAGAAATCGGTCGAGAAGTTTATGAAGACCTGCGAGATTCGGGTGATCTCCTCTTCGACTCGCCTTACTACGAGCATTTAAACGAAATCGGCCAAATCATCGCGGCTACCGTTGGAAAGCGGTATGAGTACCCGCTGCGCTTTTATATCGTAAAAGGCGATTCGCCCAATGCGTTTTCCGTTCCGGGCGGCATGATCTACGTCAACGAACCACTGCTCCGCTTGGCTTCAAATCGCGATGAGCTCGGCGGCGTGATCGCGCACGAATCCGGGCACATGATCGAACACCATGTCGCCAAGAACATGGCCAAGCTTCAGACGATGAGCGTCATTGCGACGATTGGGACGATCTTGACGAGCATCATCGTTCCGGGCATCGGTGGAATTCTGGCTTCGGAAGGAGCCGACTACGCGGGCCAAATGGCCATCGCCGGCGTCGACGCAAACGTTACGCGTCACATTGAGTCGCAAGCCGACATGGTCGGCTCCGAAATCGAAGCGCAGAGCGGAGTGCTCAATCCGTGGGGTATGGTCTGGTTTTTCGAAAAGATGACCCGCGAGTTTGGGCCGGGACAAACGTCCTGGCTACAAAATCATCCGCTCGATGCGACGCGCATCGCCGGTCTCAAAGAGCACTTCAAACAGAATCCGGAACTCTTCGGCAAGTTCAAAGATACGGAAGCGATCGACGAAGTCTACTGGTAG
- a CDS encoding SDR family NAD(P)-dependent oxidoreductase, with protein sequence MTTILITGASSGIGRALALRAVRAGLCVVGVGRDATRLGELTGVATLVADVGEAGAAKRIVSFALEKCGRIDVLVNNAGEASAGALVEQTDEALRRQFATHVTGPIALVREALPALQAARGHVVMVGSGVARVPVDGLGAYSPAKAALRSATSLLRRELQRFGVAVTYVDPGVVDTPFMERAGLAGAPKPMRVSPEVVARKIWSALAKRPRELNAVPWQTAAVALGEHFPRVTDAFLSRTAHLVGTQNAPQASPPPSVIPSVAPSPSEGAESRDSDPLESALEPHARRMERSGLRIQFVRELLVPGAQLEAGEIAMRWAGMPNKHERALTVEVLQALEVAGYLEHSGDDAWTVKAPTTF encoded by the coding sequence GTGACTACGATCCTTATAACAGGGGCATCTTCCGGAATCGGCCGTGCCCTTGCGCTGCGTGCGGTACGGGCCGGATTGTGCGTGGTCGGCGTCGGTCGCGATGCTACGCGGCTCGGTGAGCTCACCGGCGTCGCTACGCTGGTTGCAGACGTCGGCGAGGCCGGCGCGGCCAAACGGATCGTCTCCTTTGCGCTCGAGAAATGCGGACGAATCGATGTGCTCGTCAACAATGCCGGAGAAGCATCGGCCGGAGCGCTCGTCGAGCAAACGGATGAGGCGCTGAGACGCCAATTTGCAACGCATGTCACGGGGCCAATAGCGCTGGTGCGTGAAGCGCTTCCCGCGTTGCAAGCAGCGCGCGGTCACGTCGTAATGGTCGGCTCTGGTGTCGCGCGTGTCCCCGTCGATGGACTTGGGGCGTATTCTCCGGCGAAAGCCGCGCTGCGCTCAGCGACCTCGCTCCTGCGCCGCGAATTGCAACGCTTCGGCGTCGCCGTGACGTACGTCGATCCCGGTGTCGTCGATACCCCGTTCATGGAACGCGCAGGTCTCGCCGGCGCACCGAAACCGATGCGCGTCTCGCCCGAAGTTGTAGCGCGCAAGATTTGGAGCGCACTCGCGAAACGCCCGCGCGAGCTCAACGCAGTTCCGTGGCAGACTGCCGCAGTCGCGCTCGGCGAGCATTTCCCGCGCGTCACGGACGCATTCTTGTCTCGCACCGCACATCTCGTCGGCACACAGAACGCTCCGCAAGCGAGCCCGCCCCCTAGTGTCATCCCGAGCGTAGCACCCTCGCCGAGCGAGGGTGCGGAGTCGAGGGACAGCGACCCACTCGAGTCGGCACTCGAACCACATGCGCGCCGCATGGAGCGCTCAGGTCTTCGCATACAATTCGTTCGCGAGCTGCTCGTTCCGGGCGCGCAGCTCGAAGCCGGCGAGATCGCGATGCGTTGGGCGGGCATGCCGAACAAACACGAACGCGCCCTGACTGTCGAGGTCTTGCAAGCACTCGAAGTGGCGGGTTATCTCGAGCATTCGGGCGACGACGCCTGGACCGTAAAGGCGCCGACTACGTTTTGA
- the purE gene encoding 5-(carboxyamino)imidazole ribonucleotide mutase, with translation MDSHRDGPPRVGIIMGSRSDLETMRAAATTLQELGVSFEMKVVSAHRTPDLMFEYASSAATRGLKVIIAGAGGAAHLPGMVATKTILPVIGVPVESRSLKGLDSLLSIAQMPSGVPVATMAIGGAANAALYAARILALDDAELAKRIAARIESTKREVENTTL, from the coding sequence ATGGATTCCCATCGCGATGGTCCTCCGCGCGTCGGCATCATTATGGGGAGTCGATCCGATTTGGAGACGATGCGCGCTGCAGCGACCACGCTGCAAGAACTCGGCGTCAGCTTCGAAATGAAGGTCGTCTCCGCGCACAGGACGCCGGACCTCATGTTCGAGTATGCCTCGAGTGCCGCGACGCGCGGGCTGAAGGTCATCATCGCCGGTGCGGGCGGTGCAGCGCACCTTCCGGGGATGGTCGCAACCAAGACGATATTACCGGTAATCGGCGTTCCGGTCGAATCGCGCTCGCTCAAAGGACTCGACTCGCTGCTCTCGATCGCACAAATGCCCTCCGGAGTCCCGGTTGCGACGATGGCAATCGGTGGTGCGGCGAACGCAGCCTTGTACGCTGCCCGAATTCTTGCGCTCGATGATGCCGAGCTTGCGAAGCGTATCGCAGCGCGTATCGAATCGACAAAGCGCGAAGTCGAAAACACGACGCTGTGA
- the purK gene encoding 5-(carboxyamino)imidazole ribonucleotide synthase: MSFGTIGILGGGQLGRMLTLEAKRMGYRVITLEPLPNSPCGQVADEQIVAAYDDLRAIGELGARSDVITYEFENIPREAVEALENDRRLVRPDASVLRATQDRILEKTFLRKNGVSTADFAPVANESELAFAEKTIGYPAVLKTTTGGYDGKGQWVARSSEQGRAALVASKGAPLIFERMIPFDRELAIIAARNIRDEIVTFPVTENIHDHGVLSTTIVPARVPARDAQRVREIAITIGRALGITGAFAVEFFWSESGELLVNEIAPRVHNSGHYSLDATQISQHEAHIRAICDLPLVEPHMLAPAAVMVNILGAGSGDQLDGIDIVLRERDLKLHLYGKAHAALRRKMGHFTVLSSDVAAALAVAERARTHLRWSDRRQGIAV; encoded by the coding sequence GTGAGCTTCGGAACGATTGGAATTCTCGGTGGCGGCCAGCTCGGCCGCATGCTGACTCTCGAAGCCAAGCGGATGGGCTATCGCGTGATCACGCTCGAGCCGCTTCCGAATTCACCGTGCGGACAAGTCGCTGACGAGCAGATCGTCGCGGCGTACGACGACCTGCGCGCAATCGGCGAGCTCGGTGCGCGATCCGATGTCATCACGTACGAATTCGAGAATATCCCGCGCGAAGCGGTTGAAGCGCTCGAAAACGATCGCCGCCTCGTGCGTCCCGATGCAAGCGTATTGCGCGCGACGCAAGATCGTATTTTGGAAAAGACGTTCTTGCGCAAGAACGGTGTCTCGACCGCCGATTTCGCACCGGTCGCGAACGAGAGCGAGCTTGCCTTCGCCGAAAAGACGATTGGGTATCCGGCAGTTCTCAAGACAACGACCGGCGGCTACGACGGGAAAGGCCAATGGGTCGCGCGTTCGAGCGAACAAGGCCGCGCCGCGCTCGTTGCTAGCAAGGGCGCGCCGCTGATTTTCGAGCGCATGATTCCCTTCGATCGCGAGCTGGCGATCATCGCGGCCCGTAACATTCGCGATGAGATCGTCACCTTTCCGGTTACCGAAAACATCCACGATCACGGCGTGCTCTCGACGACGATCGTCCCGGCACGCGTACCGGCGCGCGATGCCCAGCGCGTCCGTGAGATCGCGATTACGATCGGCCGCGCGCTCGGCATTACCGGCGCCTTTGCCGTTGAATTCTTTTGGAGCGAGAGCGGTGAGCTGCTCGTCAACGAGATTGCACCGCGCGTGCACAACAGCGGGCACTACTCGCTCGATGCAACGCAAATCTCGCAGCACGAAGCCCACATCCGCGCGATCTGCGATCTGCCGCTGGTCGAGCCGCACATGTTGGCGCCGGCTGCGGTGATGGTAAATATACTCGGCGCGGGCAGCGGCGATCAGCTGGACGGAATCGACATCGTCCTGCGCGAACGCGATCTCAAGCTGCATCTTTATGGTAAGGCTCACGCGGCGTTGCGCCGCAAGATGGGCCACTTCACGGTCCTCTCTTCCGACGTAGCAGCAGCGCTCGCCGTCGCGGAACGAGCGCGCACGCACTTGCGATGGAGCGATCGCCGTCAAGGGATCGCCGTATGA
- a CDS encoding class I SAM-dependent methyltransferase: MSFEDDYERPVIRAAAGDVRGLDVLDLGPAGSEHAQWLDEHGARIVSVDPNEHDLREPLPQQKESVDLVFSSLTLHYVREWEPLFREFRRVTRPGGSLVFSTHHPCRGLHDGLGVDYFSTGLVVDDSRRYWRRPLQSIVHAIVETDWRIVKIVEPRIAEAVDPWFVVVKASR, from the coding sequence CTGAGCTTCGAGGACGATTACGAACGTCCGGTAATTCGAGCCGCGGCCGGCGACGTACGCGGACTCGATGTGCTCGATCTCGGCCCGGCGGGCAGCGAACACGCGCAGTGGCTCGACGAACACGGCGCGCGCATTGTCTCGGTCGATCCGAACGAACACGATCTCCGCGAGCCGCTGCCGCAACAAAAAGAATCCGTCGATCTCGTATTCTCGTCGCTCACGCTGCACTACGTGCGCGAGTGGGAGCCGCTCTTCCGTGAATTCCGGCGGGTTACGCGTCCGGGCGGATCGCTCGTGTTCTCAACGCACCATCCGTGCCGCGGCTTGCACGACGGCCTCGGGGTCGACTACTTCTCAACCGGACTCGTCGTCGATGATTCTCGCCGTTACTGGCGCCGCCCATTGCAATCGATCGTCCACGCAATCGTCGAGACGGATTGGCGCATCGTCAAAATCGTCGAGCCACGCATCGCCGAAGCGGTCGATCCGTGGTTCGTCGTCGTGAAAGCGAGCCGCTGA
- a CDS encoding VOC family protein — protein MLLSISIVMLGASDMDRSITFYRDQLGLQLTSQNADFAFFDAGGTTLALSRAHAQHSSSLIGATEVVFGVEGVKTEYDKLKKQGVKFVDEPHEVKGGEEWTTSFTDPDGHLLSIFGPP, from the coding sequence ATGTTACTAAGCATTTCGATCGTGATGCTCGGCGCATCGGATATGGACCGATCCATAACGTTCTACCGAGACCAGTTGGGCTTACAGCTCACGTCGCAAAATGCAGATTTCGCGTTCTTCGATGCCGGCGGGACGACGCTCGCGCTGAGTCGCGCGCACGCGCAACACAGCTCCTCGCTGATCGGAGCAACCGAGGTCGTCTTCGGGGTCGAAGGCGTTAAAACCGAGTACGACAAGCTCAAGAAGCAAGGCGTCAAATTCGTCGACGAACCACACGAAGTCAAAGGCGGCGAAGAGTGGACGACGTCGTTCACGGATCCCGACGGACACCTGCTCTCGATTTTCGGCCCGCCCTAA